One genomic region from Tripterygium wilfordii isolate XIE 37 chromosome 20, ASM1340144v1, whole genome shotgun sequence encodes:
- the LOC119987411 gene encoding uncharacterized protein LOC119987411 has product MLISLPERYDIMVVALEESKDLTTLKPEELVGSLETHQQRRQRHGDHNQSVESAFQAKLTFRDDSKRGKPPHWKGTEKDISLLKMRLKELSAWCSTEVKSSGQTYLLKLCQGSNSVI; this is encoded by the exons ATGCTTATCAGTCTACCTGAGAGGTATGACATTATGGTAGTTGCACTTGAGGAATCTAAGGATTTGACTACGTTGAAGCCTGAGGAACTAGTGGGTTCCTTGGAAACTCATCAACAAAGGAGACAGAGGCATGGAGACCATAATCAATCTGTGGAGTCAGCTTTCCAAGCAAAACTTACTTTCAGAGATGATTCAAAAAGGGGAAAGCCACCTCACTGGAAGGGCACTGAAAAAG ATATCAGTTTGTTAAAGATGCGGTTGAAGGAGTTATCAGCTTGGTGTTCTACAGAAGTGAAGAGCAGTGGGCAGACTTATTTACTAAAGCTTTGCCAAGGGTCAAATTCTGTTATCTAA
- the LOC119986737 gene encoding ethylene-responsive transcription factor CRF2-like: MNTSVMPPIKYTEHRSYSKLIRPSNPGQETKPRMIRISVTDADATDSSSDDEGEVYGRRRVKKFVNEVVLESSMSLNDGVWRRSSRNSWKKAKKSVIAGKARIPDSLRPAAAGKKFRGVRQRPWGKWAAEIRDPLRRVRLWLGTYDTAEEAAMVYDNAAIQLRGPDALTNFVTPPSKPQPESKPALFGGYNSGDESVDNNIASPTSVLRCPSPSSNEEAETHSGISSKESPEVVGEHLEESSTLFPQDMFDFPSSVPDVVGETSLRTGFWNDDFGDTFLNSCMDFGFGFSNWHVEEHFQDIGDLFGSDPLIAM, from the coding sequence ATGAATACAAGTGTAATGCCTCCAATCAAATACACTGAACATCGCAGCTATTCCAAGCTAATTAGGCCTTCAAATCCGGGTCAAGAAACAAAACCCAGAATGATTCGAATCTCAGTCACGGATGCAGATGCGACCGATTCTTCAAGCGACGATGAAGGTGAGGTTTATGGGAGACGGAGAGTGAAGAAGTTTGTGAACGAGGTTGTGCTAGAGTCCAGTATGAGCCTTAACGATGGCGTTTGGAGAAGGTCGTCTCGAAATAGCTGGAAAAAAGCGAAAAAGTCTGTTATAGCCGGAAAAGCTCGTATCCCGGATAGTCTTCGGCCGGCGGCGGCGGGAAAGAAGTTTCGAGGCGTAAGACAGCGGCCGTGGGGAAAATGGGCCGCGGAGATCAGAGACCCTTTGCGACGTGTACGTCTTTGGTTAGGCACGTATGATACGGCAGAGGAGGCTGCTATGGTCTATGACAACGCGGCTATTCAGTTGCGTGGACCCGACGCGCTCACAAATTTCGTCACTCCGCCTTCAAAACCCCAGCCGGAAAGCAAACCGGCTTTGTTTGGAGGTTACAACTCCGGAGACGAGTCTGTGGACAACAATATCGCATCTCCGACCTCTGTGTTACGGTgcccttctccttcttcaaacGAGGAGGCCGAGACGCATAGTGGGATTTCAAGCAAAGAAAGCCCAGAAGTGGTAGGCGAGCACCTCGAAGAGTCAAGTACTCTGTTTCCGCAAGACATGTTCGATTTTCCGAGTTCTGTGCCGGACGTCGTCGGCGAAACAAGTCTGAGAACCGGGTTCTGGAACGACGATTTTGGCGATACATTCCTAAATTCGTGTATGGATTTCGGGTTCGGGTTCTCAAATTGGCACGTTGAGGAACATTTCCAAGATATAGGTGATTTGTTCGGGTCGGATCCTCTCATTGCCATGTGA